ATGGTGAGGGTTTGGCTGATGTTGTCGGTGACCTGTGGTTCGGGCAGCGTAACAGCAGTCATTACGCCCGTGGCTTCGAAGGTCAGTGCTGCAAGCTCGGCAAACACCGGCTTTTGGGTATCGCCAATGTTGGGGTCGAGCGGCGCCGCGTCCTCTTCATCGGGAATACCATCGTTATCGTCATCGGGGTCGGCATTGTTACCGATGCCGTCACCGTCTGTATCGACAGTTTCGCTGGCATCCAGCGGGAAGGCATCGTCGCTGTCGAGCACGCCGTCGTTGTCATCGTCGGTGTCGGCATTATTGCCAATGCCATCCAGGTCGGTATCGACTGCCTCGGTGGCATCCAGCGGGAAGGCATCGCTGGCATCCAACACGCCATCGTTGTCATCATCAGTGTCGGCATTGTTACCAATGCCATCGAGGTCGGTATCGACACTTTCTGCCGCATCCAGCGGGAAGGCATCTTCTGTGTCCACTACGCCGTCGTTGTCATCGTCGGTGTCGGCGTTGTTGCCAATGCCATCGAGGTCAGTATCGAGCGATTCCGCAGCATCCAGCGGGAAGGCATCGTCGCTGTCGAGCACGCCGTCGTTATCATCGTCAGTGTCGGCGTTGTTGCCGATGCCGTCCTTGTCGGTATCGACAGACTCTGCCGCATCCAGCGGGAAGGCATCGTCACTGTCAGCTACGCCGTCGTTGTCATCGTCAGTGTCGGCGTTGTTGCCGATGCCATCGAGGTCAGTATCGAGCGATTCCGCAGCATCCAGCGGGAAGGCGTCATCACTGTCCACTACGCCGTCGTTGTCGTCATCGGTATCGGCGTTGTTGCCGATGCCGTCGAGGTCGGTATCGAGCGATTCCGCAGCATCCAGCGGGAAGGCATCGTCGCTGTCGAGCACGCCGTCGTTATCATCGTCAGTGTCGGCGTTGTTGCCGATGCCATCGAGGTCAGTATCGAGCGATTCCGCAGCATCCAGCGGGAAGGCATCGTCGCTGTCGACTACGCCGTCGTTGTCATCGTCCGTGTCGGCGTTGTTGCCGATGCCGTCCTTGTCGGTATCAACAGACTCTGCCGCATCCAGCGGGAAGGCATCGTCACTGTCGAGCACGCCGTCGTTGTCATCATCGGTATCGGCATTGTTGCCGATGCCGTCCTTGTCGGTATCGACACTTTCTGCCGCATCCAGTGGGAAGGCATCGTCACTGTCGAGCACACCGTCGTTGTCGTCATCGGTGTCGGCATAGTTGCCGATGCCGTCGAGGTCAGTATCGAGCGATTCCGCAGCATCCAGCGGGAAGGCATCGCTGGCATCCAACACGCCATCGTTGTCATCATCAGTGTCGGCATTGTTACCAATGCCATCGAGGTCAGTATCGACGCTTTCTGTGGCATCCAGCGGGAATGCATCGTCGCCGTCGAGCACGCCGTCGTTGTCGTCGTCGGCATCGGCGTTGTTGCCGATGCCATCGAGATCGGTATCCATTGACTCTGCTGGATTCAATGGGAAAGCATCGGCACCATCCAACACGCCATCGTTGTCATCGTCGGTGTCGGCATTGTTGCCGATGCCATCAAGGTCGGTATCGACTGCCTCGGTGGCATCCAGCGGGAAGGCATCGCTGGCATCCAACACGCCATCGTTGTCATCGTCGGTATCGGCATTATTGCCAATGCCATCGAGGTCGGTATCAACAGATTCGGTGGCATTCAGCGGGAAGGCATCAGAACTGTCCGGGACATTGTCGTTATCGTCGTCCGTATCGGCGTTATTACCAATGCCATCGGCATCGGAATCAAGCCACTCGCTGCCATCCAGCGGAAACGCATCGTCCGCATCCGCGACCTGATCACCGTCATCATCCTCATCGGTGTTATTGCCTATACCGTCTGAGTCGGTATCAAACTGCTCGTTAGGATCGTTCGGGAAGGCATCGCTGTTATCACCCACACCATCGCTGTCACTATCGAGCGTTTCACTCGGATCGCTGGGGAAGGCATCGGTATTGTCGTCAACGCCGTCACCGTCGAAGTCGCCATTAAAGACATATTCGATGGCACCAATATCCATTTTTGGATAAAGCGGCCCGCCAAGCTCTGGTGGGTAATCCGGATTGTATTCCCCCATTACGCGGGCATTACCGAGCAAGTCTACCGCATCTGGTGGCAGCTCGCCGTTCTCACCGGCATCGATATTGGCACTGCCAGGTACCGGGCGGTAATCGCCATTGTCCGGGGCCGCCAGCTCTACATAGCCAGAGGAAATAACGCCACATTCGCTGTCTTCTACCCAGCTGGCGCTTTGCTGCTCCCAGATTTCCACGTTACACACGGTTGAGCCATTGGCACCTTTAAGGAGCAAGCTATTGCGCAGCTGAGCTTTGCCTTCGCCAACTAAGCTTATGGTGCCGCCTTCGCTGTTAACTATGGTGCTGGAGAACAGGGCGATATGGCCATCCTCGACCACCAGTGCGGCGTTATTGCCCTGCACGTTGGCAACTAAACTGTTTTCCAAATACAGTTGAAGGCTGTCACCTGCGATGGCCGGTGCCGTCATATTCTCAATAAAAACAGTATGTAGCATTACGTATGGGCTTGATTGCACATTGATGGCACTGCCAAAAGACCTGTCGGCTGCAATCTGATTTTCTTCGAGTTGGGTCGATATGCCGTTTCGTAGCGTCAGTCCCACCAAATACGGGAATTGGGTGCTGGCAAGTCCTTCCTTCATGGCAACATGAAACACTTCATGCTGGCCCTGTGCATCCAGAATGACTTCACGGTTGCCATTGATCTCCATGCCTTTGTTTATCACCAATGGGCTTTGTAAGGTGATGGTCATAGCATCGCTGAAATCAATGATGCTCAAATCGGAATAGATTTCTCCGGAACACAAATCAATCAGCGCCTGGCGCAAACTGCCCGGGCCGCTGTCGGCATTGCTGGTGACAGTAATATGGTTAGAGACACAGGCGCGGAAAGGGTCATCATCAACCCGGCGGATCACAGATTGACCATTGTGGGTAATTTCAACAAAATCAACGACCCCATCGCCATCGATATCATCATCAACGGTATCGTCTAAACCATCGTTATCAAAATCCGGAAAATTACCATAGCTGGTCGGGAAGGGGTCGTCGGCATCGTTGGTGCCGTCGCCGTCGGTATCGTACTTTAATGGGTCGGTTAAGCCAGCGTTTTCAACTTCATCGCTCAGGCCGTCGTTATCATCGTCCAGATCGGCGTTGTTACCAATACCATCGCGATCGGTATCGACCCATTCGTTTCTATCCATCGGGAAGGCATCATACCAGTCAAAGATGCCGTCGTTATCATCATCACTGTCCCAGTGATCGGCAATGCCATCCGAGTCATTATCGCCTTGCACAACAATCCCGGCCGAACACACTTCAGGGCCGGTTATACCCGCAAGCGAACGGGGAATAACGCAAAAACGTACCTGCCAGCCCAGTGAGCCACGTGCAACATAAGTCTGCTCTGTTTCGCCGCTGATATCCTGCCATACGCCGTTGGTTAGCTTCTGCCATCGATGCGGGCTACGAGACTCCACATCATAATTGCCGCTACCTGGCGCTATGTAACTATAGTCACCCACTAAATCGACGCCGGTTGGGGCAATGGTGCGAACCCCTATGTTTGTGGCGTATGGAATATTGCCCACCTTGAACCAGTCACCACAGCGCTCTGAATTGTCATAATCCATGCAGAGGGTGACATAGTGATTGCCATCATCCGCCGTGGCCTGATACCCCAATTCGCCGTACGCAATTTGTACGGCATCACTGCGGGTTCCGGTCGCAGATCGCAGCCAATAAAAGTCCTGGACGTTAACTCCTATCGGAATATTGGCAAATAAGTAGTCTCCAACCCGCAAGCTTTTCCCGACTTTGCCAACTCTGGGTCTTATCCAGCTGCCATTGGCGTGACCTTCGCCGTAGTAATAGGCGTTGGAATGCACTGCCACGAGATAAACTTTACTTTCACTGCTTTTCCAAGCACCTGTTTGAAAGGTCGGAATACCTTCGCAGGTAGCACACCAGCTTTCGGATGCGCTGGCGCTGGTGCGGATGAAGGCAAACTGCCAGGGTTCAGCAGCCGTTTCAATCAGCTCCCGACTGGCGGCCTGTATGTTGTCGAGATTAATAAACTTGTTGTTGTCGGGCACTTTGAATTTTAAGTAGTCGAAGGTATCGCTGGCCTCCCAACTCTTGGGGGTTAGTCTCTCGACGTAGGTGCCACGATCATTGCGCCCGGTGTCAGTGGCAATAAACAGCTCCTGAGCGCGAGTGGTACTGGGGTGTGCACCAATATACTTGTTATCGTCGGGATCATAACGAACGGTACTGGCATCCCACAGGATGCTGCTGTTCTTAACTATGCTTTCGCCGGGCGTGTAGTCGACACAGGCGGTATTCATACTGTCAAACACACAGGTGTTGTAATGGTAGGTGGCAAACCAGTGCCAATAGCTGTTACTGCCAATAAGCACCGCGTCCCAACCTCTGGCTGCAACCAAGTTGGGGTACATTCTGGCCAGGGTACCCACAATGGCCTTACCATCGCCATCGGTAACAGGCGTTGCCAATTCGGCTTCGGCAGTACCTTCCCAGCTGCCTTCAATTTCAGAGTAGAGCGTACGCTGCATTTGCAGTGGCTCAAAATCACTGTTCATGTAGGGCAAACGAGGGGTATCGAAGGTGCCGCGGCTCATGGCATCAACTGGCAAAGATAAGTAAGTACAGAAGTTCTGCACATCATCATCTTCGGCGCAGGCTGCTTTATTCAGCAGCGGCGTGGCAGCCGCGCTATGCGGATAGTACTGAAAGTTTGCTTGTGGCACGGTTAAATAACTGCCACCGCGGATATTGGTATTGGTATCTCTGACGGTTTTAAATTTATTGGCAATATTGCTGATATGTCCCAGCACCATAAAACCAATGCGGCCAGCATAAACCGTATCGCTTGTCGTGGCTTCCACGCCATTTTGCTGCATTAAGCGCAGGCCAATACTGTCAAAGTCGCCCACACCGCTGGTGACTGTTGCGCCCTGATACACCGCCATATCGAATAATTGACGAAAGCCTAAACTGTTTTTAAACAGCATAGGGCGCTGCAACTGCGCCACTGTCACTGCATCGGTAAAGCTGGCGCCCAGTTCAATGGTCTTGCCAGTAAAACCGGTATGTTTTACTTCAGCGCTTGAAATCAGCAGCATGCGGCCATCGGCCAGCCGGTGCCAGCCTTCTTCAGCCACCAGGTAATGCAGCTTGGCTCCGGTTAAATCGGCGCCAAAACCATCAGTCTGGCGTACATCAAATAAAAACTGATTACCGGCAGTGATGGGCGCCGTTGGTACTATGCTGACGCCGTTGTTGAGGTTTGGGTCCTCGAAGCTGACAAACACCACCGGGCGGGCATATATACGCTGAGTCCAGAGATCGGCAATCTCATTGTTGGCGCCAATGGTTAAGGTGCCAGACTCTGCCGGAACCCCCAGCAGCGCAGGCGCACCGTTAAACTGCAGAGCAATCGCAGCAACATCTGGTGTGTTGGAGCCGTCATTGGTGGCGAAGCCCCATTCACCGCTGCCTTGGGTTATAAAGCCCGGCTTGGACGGATTTATCGCCTGCAAAAACACCAGATTATCGGCGTCATTGACCACACCGATATCTTTGGCATTACCAGAAAAGTTGACTGATTGTTTTGTCAGGCTGGCGGCGAACAGGCTGTGAGAGCTGCACAGGCCCACGATCAGGGCCATGGTTAACAAGCGCTTCATGCTGCATTTCCTTGCATAGAATTATCTACCCTGCAGTAAAACAGGCAAATGTGCAGGAAAAATGCAGAACTGACTGAAAAGTGCAGACGTTGGAGCAGCACCTAGGCGCCGCAGATGAGCGCACTCTGAGGGGACTTAGATTGCGGGCAGAGAGATGTGAATACCCAGGCCACCAAGGGGCGACTGGCTGGCGCAAATACTGCCTTGATGGGCGACAATGATGGACTTGGTCACAGACAGCCCCAGGCCAGCGCCGCCGGTATCCCGGCTGCGGGAGCTATCCAATCTGAACAGTGGCTCAAACAGCAGGGGGTGACTTGCATCTTCCACACCCGGGGCACTGTCTTCAATGCTGAGGCAGACCCGCTTATCCTCAGTGCTTAGACGCACACTGATGCTGCCCGGTGCCTCGGTATAACGCAGGCAGTTCTCAAGTACTTTCCCCAGCGCCATGGCAAAGCTTGCTTCATCGAGGCGTGCCCTGAAGGTGGGTTGTGGCTCGGAGCGGTTTTCGCCATGCCTTGGTGCTGGCGTGGTTGCATGGGTAAACGTCAGTGTGAGCCCAAGCCCTGCGGCCCGCTGCTGAAAGGGGGCCAGCACCCCCGGCAGGAAACGCTCCAGTGCCACCTCGGTAGCGTTGGCATCGAGGGTGATTTGGCTGAGCTTACTGGCAGTGGTGATATCGGATATCAGTGTTTGCAGCTGATCCACTTGTTTCAGCAGCGTCGCCATATTGTCGCCTCTTGGCACCATGATTCCATCTTTCATGGCTTCCAGACGCAGGCGAAGGGCGCTGAGTGGGGTTCTCAATTCGTGGGACACGTCGCTGAGCAGTTTTTCCTGTTTTGCCAGGGTGGTGAGCATCAGGCGGTTTCGCTCCTGCAACAGTTGCTCGGTTTCCGAGTGGGATTTTTGCACCTCGATATAGGCGCGGCTTAAGGTTAATTCACTGAAAAAGCAGGTAAACACCATCACCAGCGAGGCCAGCACAAACCGCGTCAGGCTCACAAGATTCCAGTCGCCATCCTGCCATTGTCCCAATTGACTGAAAGCCAGGGTAAAAAGCACCAGATAAAACACCGCCACCAAGGCGCTGCCCAGCAGTCGGCCGTTGAGCATAAACACGAATACCGGCAGGAAAAAGGTCCAGATAAGGCTGAAGTTTTCGGCTTGCCCCTGATATGCCAGGGCCCATAAAAACAGCATCAGAATGAGGCTGACCAGCAGCGACGTGGACTTGAGGATGCGAAGTTGTGCCGCTTTATGTTGTTTGTCCTGCGCCGCAGCTTGGCGATCATCGGTATCAACAGTCTGGCGGGGTGAACGGTTGCTCAGGCGCAGGCGAATGTAGGCAAACAGGCAGGCTGCCAGGGCGCATAAGTCCAGTGCGGCGATCTGCCACATGCCCCTTAACTGGTTGTAAATGGCGAAAACACTGAGCAGCAAAATAATGGTCAGCAGCAGGCCATTGAGCACCAGTTGCCGACGTTTCAGGGCAATGCCATTTAAGGATTCGGTCTCACTGAATAACCGGATATCGCGTAAAAATTG
This sequence is a window from Shewanella zhangzhouensis. Protein-coding genes within it:
- a CDS encoding Ig-like domain-containing protein; the protein is MKRLLTMALIVGLCSSHSLFAASLTKQSVNFSGNAKDIGVVNDADNLVFLQAINPSKPGFITQGSGEWGFATNDGSNTPDVAAIALQFNGAPALLGVPAESGTLTIGANNEIADLWTQRIYARPVVFVSFEDPNLNNGVSIVPTAPITAGNQFLFDVRQTDGFGADLTGAKLHYLVAEEGWHRLADGRMLLISSAEVKHTGFTGKTIELGASFTDAVTVAQLQRPMLFKNSLGFRQLFDMAVYQGATVTSGVGDFDSIGLRLMQQNGVEATTSDTVYAGRIGFMVLGHISNIANKFKTVRDTNTNIRGGSYLTVPQANFQYYPHSAAATPLLNKAACAEDDDVQNFCTYLSLPVDAMSRGTFDTPRLPYMNSDFEPLQMQRTLYSEIEGSWEGTAEAELATPVTDGDGKAIVGTLARMYPNLVAARGWDAVLIGSNSYWHWFATYHYNTCVFDSMNTACVDYTPGESIVKNSSILWDASTVRYDPDDNKYIGAHPSTTRAQELFIATDTGRNDRGTYVERLTPKSWEASDTFDYLKFKVPDNNKFINLDNIQAASRELIETAAEPWQFAFIRTSASASESWCATCEGIPTFQTGAWKSSESKVYLVAVHSNAYYYGEGHANGSWIRPRVGKVGKSLRVGDYLFANIPIGVNVQDFYWLRSATGTRSDAVQIAYGELGYQATADDGNHYVTLCMDYDNSERCGDWFKVGNIPYATNIGVRTIAPTGVDLVGDYSYIAPGSGNYDVESRSPHRWQKLTNGVWQDISGETEQTYVARGSLGWQVRFCVIPRSLAGITGPEVCSAGIVVQGDNDSDGIADHWDSDDDNDGIFDWYDAFPMDRNEWVDTDRDGIGNNADLDDDNDGLSDEVENAGLTDPLKYDTDGDGTNDADDPFPTSYGNFPDFDNDGLDDTVDDDIDGDGVVDFVEITHNGQSVIRRVDDDPFRACVSNHITVTSNADSGPGSLRQALIDLCSGEIYSDLSIIDFSDAMTITLQSPLVINKGMEINGNREVILDAQGQHEVFHVAMKEGLASTQFPYLVGLTLRNGISTQLEENQIAADRSFGSAINVQSSPYVMLHTVFIENMTAPAIAGDSLQLYLENSLVANVQGNNAALVVEDGHIALFSSTIVNSEGGTISLVGEGKAQLRNSLLLKGANGSTVCNVEIWEQQSASWVEDSECGVISSGYVELAAPDNGDYRPVPGSANIDAGENGELPPDAVDLLGNARVMGEYNPDYPPELGGPLYPKMDIGAIEYVFNGDFDGDGVDDNTDAFPSDPSETLDSDSDGVGDNSDAFPNDPNEQFDTDSDGIGNNTDEDDDGDQVADADDAFPLDGSEWLDSDADGIGNNADTDDDNDNVPDSSDAFPLNATESVDTDLDGIGNNADTDDDNDGVLDASDAFPLDATEAVDTDLDGIGNNADTDDDNDGVLDGADAFPLNPAESMDTDLDGIGNNADADDDNDGVLDGDDAFPLDATESVDTDLDGIGNNADTDDDNDGVLDASDAFPLDAAESLDTDLDGIGNYADTDDDNDGVLDSDDAFPLDAAESVDTDKDGIGNNADTDDDNDGVLDSDDAFPLDAAESVDTDKDGIGNNADTDDDNDGVVDSDDAFPLDAAESLDTDLDGIGNNADTDDDNDGVLDSDDAFPLDAAESLDTDLDGIGNNADTDDDNDGVVDSDDAFPLDAAESLDTDLDGIGNNADTDDDNDGVADSDDAFPLDAAESVDTDKDGIGNNADTDDDNDGVLDSDDAFPLDAAESLDTDLDGIGNNADTDDDNDGVVDTEDAFPLDAAESVDTDLDGIGNNADTDDDNDGVLDASDAFPLDATEAVDTDLDGIGNNADTDDDNDGVLDSDDAFPLDASETVDTDGDGIGNNADPDDDNDGIPDEEDAAPLDPNIGDTQKPVFAELAALTFEATGVMTAVTLPEPQVTDNISQTLTISSDLASELALGEHKVVWTATDSAGNSATAEQWVTIVDTTAPEFEELSPLVINASGRLTDISPLLNYSAFDLVDGEVSAVHSGSSELVSGAHELELSATDSSGNTATAMLRLHILPRLKLAKTMTVEAGGSYSVPVQLSGEAPAYPVTMAYSLEVNGVTQPAQSASIASGTSGELMVSIPAGLALNTELLVRVNSISNAFVADDQQTELQLTEQNLAPTISAQVLQQGQPLRVLAPASGEAQIRLSISDVNVNDTHQISWQVVDQAFSGELSADGLSMSFNPNELSLGRYAVDVIVTETNTPEQLSSKRRIRFNVAALAELSATTDTDGDGIVDSIEGYGDSDNDGIADYLDNDVDGSRLPVNSTTESMQTSAGVQLSLGNMTSALISSGAGMTMTDLAESVADNSGAASSEDDHFSQVTAVLDFTLSGQIQPGQSVAVVFPLPHGAALPVDAVYRKYNTSQGWFNFAEDSRNSLGSAPLLDGECPQVGAVSYEPGLVEGYQCVQLLLEDGGPNDADGNANGVIEDPGVIAVLSQNQLPVANLDTASILDTQTLVIDVLANDSDADGDSLSVIAASADNGAVELLADNTLRFSPGSGFSGTAIIRYQVSDGFGGSAQGEVHVTVSLAPVVEPAPPATDTGGGSMPLWSLLLLGLAFTRNRRAAKPQ
- a CDS encoding sensor histidine kinase; amino-acid sequence: MFQFLRDIRLFSETESLNGIALKRRQLVLNGLLLTIILLLSVFAIYNQLRGMWQIAALDLCALAACLFAYIRLRLSNRSPRQTVDTDDRQAAAQDKQHKAAQLRILKSTSLLVSLILMLFLWALAYQGQAENFSLIWTFFLPVFVFMLNGRLLGSALVAVFYLVLFTLAFSQLGQWQDGDWNLVSLTRFVLASLVMVFTCFFSELTLSRAYIEVQKSHSETEQLLQERNRLMLTTLAKQEKLLSDVSHELRTPLSALRLRLEAMKDGIMVPRGDNMATLLKQVDQLQTLISDITTASKLSQITLDANATEVALERFLPGVLAPFQQRAAGLGLTLTFTHATTPAPRHGENRSEPQPTFRARLDEASFAMALGKVLENCLRYTEAPGSISVRLSTEDKRVCLSIEDSAPGVEDASHPLLFEPLFRLDSSRSRDTGGAGLGLSVTKSIIVAHQGSICASQSPLGGLGIHISLPAI